The Streptomyces sp. NBC_01255 genome window below encodes:
- a CDS encoding family 2 encapsulin nanocompartment cargo protein polyprenyl transferase, with product MTSTDAVGDGQGAVMLLDQTRTAVNPQLRSTVESLPGSIRRVAMYHFGWEHADGTPAAGQAGKAIRPALVLAAARALGAESAPAVKAAAAVELAHNFTLLHDDIVDEDPTRRHRPTAWTVFGIPEALIAGDAMSALALRLLAEDPHPASGAASARLAACIIELCAGQAADCAFEQRAPRDVSLDECLAMATAKTGALLGASCAIGALYAGAGEEEVAAMDSFGREAGLAFQLIDDLIGIWGDPDRTGKPAGADLVAHKKSLPVVAALASGTPAGDELAELYARPALDAAAVRAAADAVERAGGRDWAQAQAAERMGRAVEYLAQAVPDLAAAGDLLALAEFVTRRTR from the coding sequence ATGACCAGCACGGATGCCGTCGGCGACGGTCAGGGGGCCGTGATGCTCCTGGACCAGACACGGACCGCTGTCAATCCCCAACTCCGCTCCACCGTCGAGTCCCTGCCGGGCTCCATACGGCGGGTCGCGATGTACCACTTCGGCTGGGAGCACGCCGACGGCACCCCGGCCGCCGGCCAGGCGGGCAAGGCGATCCGGCCGGCCCTGGTCCTCGCGGCGGCCCGCGCCCTCGGAGCCGAGTCCGCCCCGGCCGTCAAGGCCGCCGCGGCGGTCGAGCTCGCGCACAACTTCACCCTGCTCCACGACGACATCGTGGACGAGGACCCGACCCGGCGGCACCGGCCCACCGCCTGGACCGTCTTCGGCATCCCGGAGGCGCTGATCGCCGGTGACGCGATGAGCGCGCTCGCCCTGCGGCTGCTCGCCGAGGACCCGCACCCCGCGTCCGGGGCCGCCTCCGCCCGTCTCGCCGCCTGCATCATCGAGCTCTGCGCGGGCCAGGCCGCGGACTGCGCCTTCGAGCAGCGCGCGCCCCGCGACGTCTCGCTCGACGAGTGCCTGGCCATGGCCACCGCCAAGACCGGGGCCCTGCTCGGCGCTTCCTGTGCCATCGGCGCGCTCTACGCGGGCGCGGGCGAGGAGGAGGTCGCGGCGATGGACTCCTTCGGCCGCGAGGCCGGACTCGCGTTCCAGCTGATCGACGACCTCATCGGGATCTGGGGCGACCCGGACCGGACGGGCAAGCCGGCCGGCGCCGACCTCGTCGCCCACAAGAAGTCGCTGCCCGTGGTGGCGGCGCTCGCCTCGGGGACCCCGGCGGGGGACGAACTGGCCGAGCTCTACGCCCGTCCGGCCCTCGACGCGGCGGCGGTACGGGCCGCGGCGGACGCGGTCGAGCGGGCCGGCGGCCGGGACTGGGCGCAGGCCCAGGCGGCCGAGCGCATGGGCCGTGCCGTCGAGTACCTGGCGCAGGCGGTGCCGGACCTGGCGGCGGCGGGAGACCTGCTCGCCCTCGCGGAGTTCGTCACCCGGCGTACGCGCTGA
- a CDS encoding Na+/H+ antiporter, with the protein MDALQLVALVAASAAIAGLARRTPVPAPLLLVAAGLAASYVPGVPDYTLDPHIVLPLILPPLLYTAALDSSYLDLRANIRPVALLSVGYVLFATVAVGWLAYVLVPDLPLTAALVLGAVVAPPDAVAATAIARKLGLPHRITTILQGESLVNDATAITAYKVALAAAVGEGISWAGGIGEFALASLGGIGVGLVLMVPIHWLRRGLGDSLLQNTLSLLIPFVAYAAAEEVHASGVLAVVVVGLFLGHRAWQVDFATRLQEEAVWKMVAFVLESAVFALIGLQLPYVVQGLGQYGIGEAVWYAVGVFVAVVVVRFVWVYPATFLPRRLSARVREREPGVDWKAPLVVGWAGMRGVVSLAIAFSIPVVTDGVEFPARNLVLFLTFTTVIGTLVVQGLTLPPLIRFLKLPGRDRYAETLAEAQAQSEASRAAEERLDALLADEHNALPKPLADRLRTVLERRRNSVWERLGAVNEATGETADDTYRRLSREMIEAEREVFVRLRDARRIDDEMMRTLLRRLDLEEAAAYREEAAD; encoded by the coding sequence ATGGACGCACTGCAGCTGGTGGCACTGGTGGCGGCGAGCGCCGCGATCGCGGGGCTCGCGCGCAGGACCCCGGTGCCGGCCCCGCTGCTCCTGGTCGCCGCCGGTCTCGCCGCCTCGTACGTCCCCGGAGTACCGGACTACACGCTCGACCCGCACATCGTGCTGCCGCTGATCCTGCCCCCGCTCCTCTACACGGCGGCCCTCGACTCCTCCTACCTCGACCTGCGGGCCAACATCCGGCCCGTCGCCCTGCTTTCCGTCGGTTACGTCCTCTTCGCCACCGTGGCCGTCGGCTGGCTCGCGTACGTCCTCGTCCCCGACCTGCCGCTGACCGCCGCGCTCGTGCTCGGCGCGGTGGTCGCCCCGCCGGACGCGGTCGCCGCCACCGCCATCGCCCGCAAGCTCGGTCTGCCCCACCGGATCACCACGATCCTCCAGGGCGAGTCCCTGGTGAACGACGCCACCGCCATCACCGCCTACAAGGTGGCCCTCGCGGCGGCGGTCGGCGAGGGCATCAGCTGGGCCGGCGGCATCGGGGAGTTCGCGCTCGCGTCCCTCGGCGGGATCGGCGTCGGCCTGGTCCTCATGGTCCCCATCCACTGGCTCCGCCGCGGCCTCGGCGACTCCCTCCTCCAGAACACCCTCTCCCTCCTCATCCCCTTCGTCGCCTACGCGGCCGCCGAGGAGGTGCACGCCTCCGGCGTCCTCGCCGTCGTCGTGGTCGGCCTCTTCCTCGGCCACCGCGCCTGGCAGGTCGACTTCGCGACCCGGCTCCAGGAGGAGGCCGTCTGGAAGATGGTCGCCTTCGTCCTGGAATCCGCAGTCTTCGCCCTGATCGGGCTCCAACTGCCGTACGTCGTCCAGGGCCTCGGCCAGTACGGCATCGGGGAGGCGGTCTGGTACGCGGTCGGGGTCTTCGTGGCCGTCGTCGTCGTCCGGTTCGTGTGGGTCTACCCGGCGACCTTCCTGCCCCGCCGGCTCTCCGCGCGCGTACGCGAACGCGAGCCGGGAGTGGACTGGAAGGCCCCGCTCGTCGTCGGCTGGGCCGGCATGCGCGGAGTGGTCTCCCTCGCCATCGCCTTCTCCATCCCCGTCGTCACGGACGGGGTGGAGTTCCCGGCCCGCAACCTCGTCCTCTTCCTCACCTTCACCACCGTCATCGGCACGCTGGTGGTGCAGGGCCTCACCCTGCCCCCGCTCATCCGGTTCCTGAAGCTCCCCGGACGCGACCGGTACGCCGAGACCCTCGCCGAGGCACAGGCCCAGAGCGAGGCCTCCCGGGCCGCCGAGGAACGCCTCGACGCCCTCCTCGCCGACGAGCACAACGCTCTCCCGAAGCCCCTCGCCGACCGGCTCCGCACGGTCCTGGAGCGGCGCCGGAACTCCGTGTGGGAGCGGCTCGGGGCGGTCAACGAAGCCACCGGGGAGACGGCGGACGACACGTACCGGCGGCTCTCCCGCGAGATGATCGAAGCCGAGCGCGAGGTCTTCGTGCGGCTGCGCGACGCGCGCCGGATCGACGACGAGATGATGCGTACGCTGCTCCGCCGCCTCGACCTGGAGGAGGCCGCCGCGTACCGCGAGGAGGCGGCCGACTAG
- the snpA gene encoding snapalysin, translating to MRHPKVLNSVLTAALGLGLAASLGTAPAAAVGTAPAAAPAAVAYAGSAEDAKANKAFFEAVVKSVAKKRAANPGAAAVTVVYSASNAPSFRTQIARSTQIWNSSVVNVRLVEGSNPDFRYYEGNDSRGSYASTDGHGSGYIFLDYRQNQQYNSTRVTAHETGHVLGLPDHYSGPCSELMSGGGPGTSCQNAQPNAQERSRVDQLWRNGLATAFKAS from the coding sequence ATGCGTCACCCCAAGGTCCTCAACTCCGTACTGACCGCCGCCCTCGGCCTCGGTCTCGCCGCCTCGCTCGGTACGGCTCCGGCGGCGGCTGTCGGTACGGCTCCGGCGGCCGCTCCCGCAGCCGTGGCGTACGCCGGTTCGGCCGAGGACGCCAAGGCCAACAAGGCGTTCTTCGAGGCCGTCGTGAAGTCGGTGGCGAAGAAGCGGGCCGCCAACCCGGGCGCGGCCGCCGTCACCGTCGTCTACAGCGCGTCCAACGCGCCGAGCTTCCGTACCCAGATCGCCCGCTCCACCCAGATATGGAACAGCTCGGTGGTGAACGTCCGGCTCGTCGAGGGCAGCAACCCGGACTTCCGGTACTACGAGGGCAACGACTCCCGTGGCTCGTACGCGAGCACCGACGGCCACGGCAGCGGCTACATCTTCCTCGACTACCGGCAGAACCAGCAGTACAACTCCACCCGGGTGACCGCCCACGAGACCGGGCACGTCCTCGGTCTGCCGGACCACTACAGCGGGCCGTGCAGCGAGCTGATGTCGGGCGGCGGCCCCGGCACGTCCTGCCAGAACGCCCAGCCGAACGCCCAGGAGCGCTCCCGCGTCGACCAGCTGTGGCGGAACGGGCTCGCCACCGCGTTCAAGGCTTCCTGA
- a CDS encoding N-acetylmuramoyl-L-alanine amidase, with amino-acid sequence MASPMSASRFLDALRDEGLAVVQVGDWSTHNRNHKGPWGPVHGVMIHHTVTRGTASTVRICKDGYEGLPGPLCHGVIAKDGTVHLVGYGRANHAGLGDDEVLRAVVAEQGLPPDDEASTDGNRHFYGFECENLGDGEDPWPKVQLEAIAKATAAVCRVHGWTQRSVIGHREWQPGKVDPRGFTMASMRERVADLLR; translated from the coding sequence ATGGCCTCACCCATGTCCGCGAGCAGGTTCCTCGACGCGCTGCGCGACGAGGGCCTCGCGGTCGTCCAGGTCGGCGACTGGTCCACCCACAACCGCAACCACAAGGGCCCCTGGGGCCCCGTGCACGGCGTGATGATCCACCACACCGTGACCCGGGGCACCGCGAGCACCGTCCGGATCTGCAAGGACGGTTACGAGGGCCTGCCGGGTCCGCTCTGCCACGGCGTGATCGCCAAGGACGGCACGGTCCACCTCGTCGGCTACGGCCGCGCCAACCACGCGGGCCTCGGGGACGACGAGGTGCTCAGGGCGGTCGTCGCCGAGCAGGGGCTGCCGCCGGACGACGAGGCCTCGACGGACGGCAACCGGCACTTCTACGGCTTCGAGTGCGAGAACCTCGGCGACGGCGAGGACCCGTGGCCGAAGGTCCAGCTGGAGGCCATCGCGAAGGCGACGGCCGCCGTGTGCCGGGTGCACGGCTGGACCCAGCGCTCGGTCATCGGGCACCGGGAGTGGCAGCCGGGGAAGGTGGACCCGCGCGGGTTCACGATGGCCTCGATGCGCGAACGGGTCGCCGACCTGCTGCGCTGA
- a CDS encoding GNAT family N-acetyltransferase, giving the protein MSDRDGEGGRAAVRRARAEDLGRVVELVAEHAEYEKAAPPAPGLATRLAGLLFDGPGGASHGPAGPGGEVPRLRCLVAELPDGSLAGYATCAPELSTWDGVAYLHMDCLYLTSTARGHGLGPLLVDAVHAEARALGLTEIQWQTPAWNEGAIRFYDRLGATSKEKRRYTLPVDPA; this is encoded by the coding sequence ATGAGCGATCGTGACGGTGAAGGCGGAAGGGCCGCGGTGCGCCGCGCCCGCGCGGAAGACCTGGGGCGGGTCGTCGAACTCGTCGCCGAACACGCCGAGTACGAGAAGGCGGCACCCCCGGCCCCGGGCCTCGCGACCCGCCTGGCGGGCCTCCTCTTCGACGGGCCCGGCGGCGCGTCGCACGGACCGGCGGGGCCCGGCGGCGAGGTGCCCCGCCTCCGCTGCCTGGTCGCCGAACTCCCGGACGGGAGCCTCGCGGGCTACGCCACCTGCGCGCCCGAACTCTCCACCTGGGACGGCGTCGCGTACCTCCACATGGACTGCCTCTACCTCACGTCCACGGCCCGGGGCCACGGCCTCGGCCCGCTCCTGGTCGACGCCGTCCACGCGGAGGCACGCGCCCTGGGCCTGACGGAGATCCAGTGGCAGACCCCCGCCTGGAACGAGGGGGCGATCCGCTTCTACGACCGCCTGGGCGCGACGTCCAAGGAGAAGCGCCGCTACACCCTTCCGGTGGACCCGGCCTAG
- a CDS encoding anti-sigma regulatory factor, protein MSQITGEPGTQDFVEVRLPAAGAYLSVLRTATAGLAARLDFTLDEIEDLRIAVDEACAILLQQAVPGSVLSCVFRLVDDSLDVTVSAPTTDGRAPERDTFAWTVLSALAGKVESSVADDRTVSISLYKQRGAGPGPA, encoded by the coding sequence GTGTCCCAGATCACAGGCGAGCCCGGGACCCAGGACTTCGTGGAAGTCCGGCTGCCCGCTGCGGGTGCCTATCTGTCCGTGCTGCGTACGGCCACGGCCGGCCTCGCGGCGCGCTTGGACTTCACCCTCGACGAGATCGAGGACTTGCGGATCGCGGTCGACGAGGCCTGCGCGATCCTGCTCCAGCAGGCCGTGCCGGGGTCCGTCCTCAGCTGTGTCTTCCGGCTGGTCGACGACTCGCTGGACGTGACGGTCTCCGCCCCGACGACCGACGGCCGGGCGCCGGAGCGGGACACCTTCGCCTGGACGGTGCTGTCGGCACTGGCCGGGAAGGTGGAGTCGTCGGTGGCCGACGACCGTACGGTCTCGATCAGCCTGTACAAACAGCGCGGCGCGGGGCCAGGCCCGGCGTGA
- a CDS encoding UBP-type zinc finger domain-containing protein, translating into MSECPHVAEMPRPEPAPLADTCPECLADGTHPVQLRLCLSCGHVGCCDSSAGRHATGHFSSTGHPVMRTFEPGEAWRWCFVDSSIV; encoded by the coding sequence ATGAGCGAGTGCCCGCACGTTGCCGAAATGCCGCGCCCCGAACCGGCGCCGCTGGCCGACACCTGCCCGGAGTGCCTGGCGGACGGGACGCACCCGGTCCAGCTGCGGCTCTGCCTGAGCTGCGGGCATGTCGGCTGCTGCGACTCGTCGGCGGGGCGGCACGCGACGGGGCATTTCTCCAGCACGGGGCATCCGGTGATGCGGACCTTCGAGCCGGGCGAGGCCTGGCGCTGGTGCTTCGTGGACAGTTCGATCGTCTGA
- a CDS encoding LysR family transcriptional regulator — protein sequence MELEVRHLRALCAIADAGSLHKAARQLGMSQPSLTTQLRRIENSLGAELFSRGRTGCLPTPLGRSVLSRARPLVADMAALVTETRAAVARTEGPGLRVGSTASRALPGWLRRLRQRLPGTDVGLRMDVSAHTLLNTVAAGQLDVAFVHEVEGCPLRVPEGLQRRVLVAREPQFVSMARDHPAAASPVVDLADLARDHWMVDPTVDGEWDGLRRVLAAAGIDPPLLHGDYHTAASLIVLGEAVAPCQPTSVPREDMAIRPLRGDPLAVRLLLYARPGTALDTLYAELAAAYREAALRATPYREWLRRQGAAAGASVGPCMMAV from the coding sequence ATGGAGCTGGAGGTGAGACATCTGCGCGCGCTCTGCGCCATCGCGGACGCGGGCAGCCTGCACAAGGCGGCGCGGCAACTGGGCATGAGCCAGCCCTCGTTGACCACCCAACTGCGCCGGATCGAGAACTCCCTGGGCGCCGAGCTCTTCTCCCGCGGCCGCACCGGCTGCCTGCCCACCCCGCTCGGCCGCTCCGTGCTCAGCCGGGCCCGCCCCCTGGTCGCGGACATGGCCGCGCTGGTCACCGAGACCCGGGCCGCGGTCGCCCGCACCGAGGGCCCCGGACTCCGCGTCGGCTCCACCGCCAGCCGTGCGCTCCCCGGCTGGCTGCGCCGACTCCGCCAGCGCCTGCCCGGCACGGACGTCGGCCTCCGCATGGACGTCTCCGCCCACACGCTGCTGAACACGGTCGCCGCGGGCCAGCTCGACGTGGCCTTCGTCCACGAGGTCGAGGGCTGCCCCCTACGGGTCCCCGAGGGGCTTCAGCGGCGGGTCCTGGTCGCCCGCGAACCGCAGTTCGTCTCCATGGCCCGCGACCACCCCGCCGCCGCGAGCCCCGTCGTCGACCTCGCCGACCTCGCCCGCGACCACTGGATGGTCGATCCGACCGTGGACGGCGAATGGGACGGCCTCCGGCGGGTCCTCGCCGCCGCCGGCATCGACCCGCCGCTGCTCCACGGCGACTACCACACGGCCGCCTCCCTCATCGTCCTCGGCGAGGCCGTCGCCCCCTGCCAGCCGACCTCGGTCCCCCGCGAGGACATGGCGATCCGGCCGCTGCGCGGCGACCCGCTGGCGGTCCGGCTGCTGCTGTACGCGCGCCCGGGGACGGCCCTGGACACGCTGTACGCGGAGCTCGCCGCCGCCTATCGCGAAGCGGCCCTGCGCGCCACCCCGTACCGCGAATGGCTACGGCGCCAGGGCGCGGCCGCCGGAGCGTCGGTGGGGCCGTGCATGATGGCCGTATGA
- a CDS encoding dihydrofolate reductase family protein, which produces MRKLTYYIACTIDGFIGDPEGDATSMFTFLDAPYLQFMGAEYPETIPTQARETLGIDGDNKHFDTVIQGLGSYRLALDVGVTSPYSHLREFVATRSLAESPDPDVELIADDLVGRVRELKAEDSPLGVWLCGGSTIAGELIEEIDELVIKTYPQVYGSGMPMFGAGFEPRDFVLGEVRTFDNGVLVRTYSRKR; this is translated from the coding sequence TTGCGCAAGCTCACCTACTACATCGCCTGCACCATCGACGGCTTCATCGGTGACCCCGAGGGCGATGCCACGTCCATGTTCACGTTCCTGGACGCGCCGTACCTGCAGTTCATGGGCGCCGAGTACCCGGAGACGATCCCGACGCAGGCTCGGGAGACGCTCGGGATCGACGGCGACAACAAGCACTTCGACACCGTCATCCAGGGGCTGGGGTCGTACCGGCTCGCCCTGGACGTCGGCGTCACCAGCCCGTACAGCCACCTGCGCGAGTTCGTCGCCACCCGGTCGCTGGCCGAGTCGCCCGACCCCGATGTCGAGCTGATCGCCGACGACCTCGTCGGACGCGTCCGCGAGCTCAAGGCCGAGGACAGCCCCCTGGGCGTCTGGCTCTGCGGCGGCTCCACCATCGCGGGCGAGCTCATCGAGGAGATCGACGAGCTGGTCATCAAGACGTACCCGCAGGTCTACGGCTCCGGCATGCCGATGTTCGGCGCCGGCTTCGAGCCCCGCGACTTCGTGCTGGGCGAGGTGCGCACCTTCGACAACGGCGTGCTCGTCCGTACGTACTCCAGGAAGCGGTAG
- a CDS encoding 1-aminocyclopropane-1-carboxylate deaminase/D-cysteine desulfhydrase, translating to MNAFDLSRLRPRLPSPLEPVEDERFARRGLTLLLKRDDLIHPDLPGNKWRKLALNLRAADGRPVLTFGGAYSNHLRATAAAGRLFGFPTIGVVRGDELAGRPLNPSLARCAADGMRLEFVDRATYRAKSEPATLAALLERAPAETYVVPEGGSNALAVRGCVELGRELAGAADVVAVACGTGGTLAGLAAGLAPGQRALGVPVLKGGFLGAEVRALQEAAFGGPRGDWALDERFHCGGYARTGPVLEAFARDFEARHGLAIERLYVAKMLYGLVTLAEEGAFPAGTRLAAVVTGAPEPRPGN from the coding sequence GTGAACGCCTTCGACCTCTCCCGGCTGCGGCCCCGGCTCCCCTCGCCCCTGGAGCCGGTGGAGGACGAGCGCTTCGCCCGGCGCGGTCTCACGTTGCTGCTCAAGCGCGACGACCTCATCCACCCCGACCTGCCGGGCAACAAGTGGCGCAAGCTCGCGCTCAACCTGCGCGCGGCGGACGGCCGGCCCGTGCTCACCTTCGGCGGCGCGTACTCGAACCACCTGCGTGCCACGGCCGCCGCCGGGCGGCTCTTCGGCTTCCCGACGATCGGCGTCGTCCGCGGCGACGAGCTGGCCGGGCGCCCGCTCAACCCGTCCCTCGCGCGGTGCGCGGCGGACGGGATGCGGCTGGAGTTCGTCGACCGGGCCACGTACCGCGCGAAGAGCGAACCCGCCACGCTCGCCGCGCTCCTGGAGCGGGCCCCCGCGGAGACGTACGTGGTCCCGGAGGGCGGCAGCAACGCGCTCGCCGTGCGGGGGTGTGTGGAGCTCGGCCGCGAACTCGCCGGGGCGGCGGACGTGGTCGCCGTCGCCTGCGGCACGGGCGGCACCCTCGCGGGCCTCGCGGCCGGCCTCGCGCCCGGGCAGAGGGCCCTGGGGGTTCCGGTCCTCAAGGGCGGCTTCCTGGGCGCGGAGGTCCGCGCCCTCCAGGAGGCGGCTTTCGGCGGCCCGCGCGGCGACTGGGCCCTCGACGAGCGGTTCCACTGCGGCGGTTACGCCCGTACCGGCCCGGTCCTTGAGGCGTTCGCACGGGACTTCGAGGCGCGGCACGGACTCGCCATCGAGCGGCTGTATGTCGCCAAAATGCTGTACGGACTCGTCACCCTCGCGGAGGAGGGCGCGTTCCCGGCGGGTACCCGGCTCGCGGCAGTGGTGACAGGCGCCCCGGAGCCACGTCCGGGGAACTAG
- a CDS encoding DUF6304 family protein has product MSSESTEVWTGWYRDRSGAEAIVITATGRHVATRIRGVEYTGATFAALSAAESGGQALGGCVLEWDLPLPVVMDGVAQQATLSCLLTLGERSDLSLTLHYGGAAFESCVAGGDFDGALDRVRRQLPPGADFGRRLLQAA; this is encoded by the coding sequence ATGTCATCGGAGTCGACAGAAGTCTGGACCGGCTGGTACCGGGACCGCAGCGGCGCGGAAGCGATCGTCATCACGGCCACCGGGCGGCACGTCGCCACCCGGATCAGGGGGGTCGAGTACACGGGCGCGACCTTCGCCGCGCTCAGCGCCGCCGAGAGCGGCGGGCAGGCCCTCGGCGGCTGCGTCCTGGAGTGGGACCTGCCGCTCCCCGTCGTCATGGACGGCGTGGCCCAGCAGGCCACCCTGAGCTGTCTGCTGACGCTCGGTGAGCGCTCGGACCTGAGCCTGACGCTCCACTACGGTGGCGCCGCCTTCGAATCGTGCGTCGCCGGAGGTGACTTCGACGGGGCGCTCGACCGGGTCCGGCGCCAGCTCCCGCCCGGCGCCGACTTCGGCCGCCGTCTGCTGCAGGCGGCCTGA
- a CDS encoding TetR/AcrR family transcriptional regulator → MARNPERRTALLDAAIEALADEGARGLTFRAVDARAGVPTGTSSNYFSDRDRLLSEVADRIFVRLTPEPGAIDTALLAKPSRALVVELMRWLARRMIAERTCYLGLFELRLEAARRPELQSRFTQVLRDDLAFNIRLHVESGMPGDADTVRVLYFALTGLLLDHFTVPGLHAERDLDDLVETVVARIVPES, encoded by the coding sequence GTGGCGAGGAACCCGGAACGCCGTACGGCGCTGCTCGACGCAGCGATCGAGGCCCTGGCCGACGAAGGTGCCCGCGGGCTGACCTTCCGGGCCGTCGACGCCCGGGCGGGGGTCCCCACGGGCACCTCGTCCAACTACTTCAGCGACCGAGACCGGTTGCTCTCCGAGGTCGCCGACCGGATCTTCGTCCGGCTGACGCCCGAGCCCGGCGCCATCGACACCGCGCTGCTCGCGAAGCCCAGCCGCGCCCTCGTCGTCGAGCTGATGCGCTGGCTCGCCCGGCGCATGATCGCCGAGCGCACCTGCTACCTGGGCCTTTTCGAGCTGCGCCTGGAGGCCGCGCGCCGGCCCGAGCTCCAGAGCCGGTTCACCCAGGTGCTCCGCGACGACCTCGCCTTCAACATCCGGCTGCACGTCGAATCGGGGATGCCCGGGGACGCGGACACGGTCCGGGTTCTCTACTTCGCCCTCACCGGGCTGCTCCTCGACCACTTCACCGTGCCCGGCCTCCACGCCGAACGGGACCTGGACGACCTGGTCGAGACCGTGGTCGCCCGGATCGTCCCGGAGTCCTGA
- a CDS encoding family 2B encapsulin nanocompartment shell protein, with protein MSVGSVGDEVRTDQAPQQSLGTAAARNLATTTKSAPQMQEITSRWLLRMMPWVQVQGGTYRVNRRLSYSVGDGRVTFVQTGQRVAVIPAELGELPALRGYEDEDALTELASRCSQREYAAGEIIATAGAATDRVYLLAHGRIEQIGEGPYGDEAVLGVLADGSYLGESALISGDAVWGWTARAATACTVLELTRDDVRNLADRVGSLAAHLAGMAALPDQRTNGYGEAAIDLSAGHVGEAVVPHTYVDYDASPREYELSVAQTVLKVHSRVADLYNQPMNQTEQQLRLTVEALRERQEHELINNKEFGLLSNCDYGQRIQPHDGAPSPDDMDELLSRRRGSKLFLAHPRAIAAFGRELNKRGLVPETIDVNGNRIPTWRGVPIYPCNKIPVSDARTTSIICMRTGEADQGVIGLHQTGLPDEIEPSLSVRFMGIDEQAIISYLVTAYYSAAILVPDALGVLENVEVSRWR; from the coding sequence ATGTCCGTTGGTTCGGTTGGCGACGAGGTCCGTACGGACCAGGCACCGCAGCAGAGTCTCGGTACCGCCGCCGCGCGGAACCTCGCCACGACCACCAAGTCCGCGCCGCAGATGCAGGAGATCACCTCTCGGTGGCTCCTGCGGATGATGCCGTGGGTGCAGGTGCAGGGCGGTACGTACCGGGTGAACCGCAGGCTCAGCTACTCCGTGGGTGACGGCCGCGTCACCTTCGTCCAGACGGGGCAGCGGGTAGCGGTCATCCCCGCCGAGCTCGGCGAGCTTCCGGCCCTGCGCGGATACGAGGACGAGGACGCCCTGACCGAGCTCGCGTCCCGTTGCTCGCAGCGGGAGTACGCGGCGGGCGAGATCATCGCGACCGCGGGCGCCGCCACCGACCGCGTGTACCTCCTTGCGCACGGCCGGATCGAGCAGATCGGCGAGGGACCCTACGGGGACGAGGCCGTCCTCGGCGTCCTCGCCGACGGCTCCTACCTCGGCGAGTCCGCGCTGATCAGCGGCGACGCCGTCTGGGGCTGGACCGCCCGGGCCGCCACCGCCTGTACGGTCCTGGAGCTCACCCGCGACGACGTGCGGAACCTCGCGGACCGGGTCGGCTCGCTCGCCGCGCACCTCGCGGGCATGGCCGCCCTGCCCGACCAGCGCACCAACGGCTACGGCGAGGCCGCCATCGACCTCTCCGCCGGCCACGTCGGCGAGGCGGTCGTCCCGCACACGTACGTCGACTACGACGCCTCTCCCCGCGAGTACGAGCTGAGCGTCGCCCAGACCGTGCTGAAGGTCCACAGCCGCGTCGCCGACCTCTACAACCAGCCGATGAACCAGACCGAGCAGCAGTTGCGGCTGACGGTCGAGGCGCTCCGCGAGCGCCAGGAGCACGAGCTCATCAACAACAAGGAGTTCGGTCTCCTCTCCAACTGCGACTACGGGCAGCGGATCCAGCCCCACGACGGCGCCCCCAGCCCCGACGACATGGACGAGCTGCTCTCCCGCCGCCGGGGCTCGAAGCTCTTCCTCGCCCACCCGCGCGCCATCGCCGCCTTCGGCCGCGAGCTCAACAAGCGCGGCCTCGTGCCGGAGACGATCGACGTCAACGGCAACCGCATCCCGACCTGGCGCGGCGTGCCGATCTACCCGTGCAACAAGATCCCGGTGTCGGACGCCCGGACCACCTCGATCATCTGCATGCGTACGGGCGAGGCCGACCAGGGCGTGATCGGTCTGCACCAGACCGGCCTCCCCGACGAGATCGAGCCCAGCCTCTCGGTCCGCTTCATGGGCATCGACGAGCAGGCGATCATCTCCTACCTCGTCACGGCCTACTACTCGGCGGCCATCCTCGTCCCGGACGCGCTCGGCGTCCTGGAGAACGTCGAGGTCAGCCGCTGGCGCTGA